Proteins from one Thermosipho japonicus genomic window:
- a CDS encoding ABC transporter permease — MFQALFKIEFLRSKEATFWFIIFPILLTILLTSIFGDIEKNAKFRIGYIGENRFVKNLEDYFEVLKIEKVEEIVGKNLDAVVVFEDNFDTKLQRALFLSKTKLFKPVNVEIFYTDKEYSKVVKDILVNIFSSLNALNSDKEVKLKVIKREKSISYSQFLYASILVMNIMSVTFFGFSSQISFYKRQGLLRRINCTPYSLGKFYFVYALVSLLQIVFANIIFTLFDFFVYGVKADFLNISIYTLFGSVVFLSLGYMMASLIENPETIVVLGNILFQVFMFAGGFYFDVKNAGIIGILSKIIPSTYLVDGIRKSFGYYAYKNHFLIPLIWVVFSISFVALSNIIKRKKASSNI; from the coding sequence ATGTTTCAGGCACTATTTAAGATAGAATTTTTAAGGTCTAAAGAGGCAACATTTTGGTTTATAATCTTTCCAATACTTTTGACTATTCTACTTACATCAATTTTTGGCGATATTGAAAAAAATGCAAAATTTAGGATAGGATATATCGGTGAAAATAGATTTGTAAAAAACTTGGAAGATTACTTTGAAGTTTTAAAGATTGAAAAAGTTGAAGAGATTGTTGGGAAAAATCTTGATGCAGTAGTTGTTTTTGAAGATAATTTTGATACAAAACTTCAAAGAGCTTTGTTCTTGTCAAAAACAAAGTTGTTTAAACCTGTAAATGTTGAAATTTTTTATACAGATAAAGAATATTCAAAGGTTGTTAAAGATATTTTAGTAAATATATTTTCTTCTTTGAATGCTTTAAATTCAGATAAAGAGGTAAAATTAAAGGTAATTAAAAGGGAAAAAAGTATATCATATTCTCAATTTTTATATGCTTCAATTTTGGTAATGAATATTATGTCAGTAACCTTCTTTGGTTTTAGTTCACAGATTTCTTTTTACAAAAGACAGGGACTTTTGAGAAGGATAAATTGTACACCATATAGTCTTGGAAAATTTTATTTTGTATATGCTCTTGTTTCGTTGTTGCAAATTGTTTTTGCAAATATAATATTTACTTTATTTGATTTTTTTGTATACGGAGTAAAAGCTGATTTCTTAAATATCTCAATTTATACACTATTTGGTAGTGTAGTATTTTTGTCATTAGGTTATATGATGGCAAGTCTAATAGAAAATCCGGAGACTATAGTAGTACTTGGAAATATTTTATTTCAAGTGTTTATGTTTGCAGGAGGTTTTTATTTTGACGTAAAAAATGCTGGAATAATAGGAATTTTATCAAAAATTATTCCATCGACGTATCTTGTTGATGGAATAAGAAAATCTTTTGGCTATTATGCGTATAAAAATCATTTTTTAATACCATTAATCTGGGTTGTCTTTTCGATATCTTTTGTAGCTTTATCTAACATTATTAAAAGAAAAAAGGCCTCATCAAACATATGA
- a CDS encoding ABC transporter ATP-binding protein, protein MVVKVENLRKLYGKFEALKGISFEVEEGEVFSLLGPNGAGKTTTVEILIGLREKSEGKIYYFNKEMEKIDKKIKSVIGISLQKTELFRELTVIETLKLFRSFYKDGYDPYEVLEKIELVEKEKERVKNLSGGQFQRLVVGLSFINDPKIIFLDEPTTGLDPQSRRKIWDIILELKNKGKTIFLTTHYMEEAQFLSDRVCIIDNGEIIALDTPQKLIENSNLETIIEIDGVYENFGKVIGTRTLVETNDPNGLIQKLIENKIENFTVRHPTLEDVFLKLTGKELRD, encoded by the coding sequence ATGGTAGTAAAGGTGGAAAATTTAAGAAAGTTATATGGAAAATTTGAAGCGTTAAAAGGTATTAGTTTTGAGGTTGAGGAAGGGGAAGTTTTTTCTCTTCTTGGACCAAATGGTGCTGGAAAAACAACTACTGTTGAAATTTTAATTGGCCTTAGAGAAAAGAGCGAAGGAAAAATTTATTATTTTAATAAAGAAATGGAAAAAATAGATAAGAAAATAAAATCAGTTATAGGAATTTCTCTTCAAAAAACTGAGCTTTTTAGAGAGCTTACAGTTATTGAAACTCTAAAACTTTTTAGAAGTTTTTACAAAGATGGATATGATCCTTATGAGGTGTTAGAAAAGATAGAACTAGTTGAGAAAGAAAAGGAAAGAGTAAAAAATCTTTCTGGAGGTCAATTTCAAAGACTTGTTGTAGGACTATCTTTTATAAACGATCCAAAAATTATCTTTTTGGACGAGCCAACAACAGGTCTTGATCCTCAATCAAGAAGAAAGATCTGGGATATTATACTTGAATTAAAAAATAAAGGAAAAACGATATTTTTGACAACACATTATATGGAAGAAGCCCAATTTTTATCGGATAGAGTTTGTATAATTGATAATGGAGAAATTATCGCTCTTGATACTCCGCAAAAATTAATAGAAAATTCTAATTTAGAGACAATAATAGAAATAGATGGCGTGTATGAAAACTTTGGAAAGGTTATTGGAACTAGAACACTCGTTGAAACAAATGATCCAAATGGTTTAATACAAAAGCTTATAGAAAACAAAATAGAAAATTTTACAGTCAGACATCCAACACTTGAAGATGTGTTTTTGAAATTAACTGGTAAAGAATTGAGGGATTGA
- a CDS encoding ABC transporter permease, which produces MKILMLTKSLFLEYFRNKIAFFFNILFPLILFILFSLVFFSEGTTNFAYFSDIDLDIYGKSYNNEKKLLSDREKYDAVAVIKDNEVIVYKNSNSAMVDVWIDTLVNRVKSFGLKNVVNIKETKLNYKIFSQRENIYIGTFALSIMSIGMFSVVNLFDRYKRVGTLKRLKLLPMSSFSFVFSFSISQFFISFISLIIIRLIGAFLFSISLNINIFYFSISLISSVLGMLGIGTLISVLFKKSAANVSQFLYIVFIFFSGIYFPLEFLPRFLKNLSFFVPVRYIVDIFKFSMGMQVINISQFFIYSFILIVFGLFLLLIGGKMLFETEKVGG; this is translated from the coding sequence ATGAAAATATTAATGCTTACTAAGTCTTTATTTTTAGAGTATTTTAGAAATAAAATAGCCTTCTTTTTCAATATTTTATTTCCACTGATATTATTTATTTTATTTTCGCTAGTTTTTTTTAGCGAAGGTACTACTAATTTTGCCTATTTTTCTGATATTGATCTAGATATTTACGGAAAATCATACAATAATGAAAAAAAATTATTAAGTGACAGAGAAAAATACGATGCAGTTGCAGTAATTAAAGATAATGAAGTAATAGTTTATAAAAACAGTAATAGCGCAATGGTTGACGTATGGATTGATACGTTAGTAAATAGGGTTAAATCTTTTGGATTAAAAAACGTGGTAAATATAAAAGAGACAAAGTTAAATTATAAAATTTTTTCGCAAAGGGAAAATATTTATATAGGCACATTTGCACTTTCGATTATGTCCATAGGAATGTTTTCTGTTGTGAATTTATTTGATAGGTATAAAAGAGTAGGTACACTAAAAAGGCTAAAACTGCTTCCTATGTCTTCCTTTTCATTTGTCTTTTCCTTTTCAATTTCCCAGTTTTTTATAAGTTTTATTTCTTTAATTATAATAAGGTTAATTGGAGCATTTTTGTTTTCAATATCTTTAAATATTAATATTTTTTATTTTTCAATTTCCCTTATTTCCTCCGTACTTGGGATGCTTGGAATTGGTACATTGATTAGTGTTCTTTTCAAAAAAAGTGCGGCTAATGTATCTCAGTTTTTGTATATTGTATTTATATTTTTTTCTGGGATTTATTTTCCATTAGAATTTCTTCCAAGATTTTTAAAAAATTTAAGCTTTTTTGTGCCAGTAAGATATATTGTTGATATCTTCAAATTTTCAATGGGAATGCAAGTAATTAATATTTCTCAGTTTTTTATTTATTCATTTATATTAATTGTATTTGGATTATTTTTACTTTTAATTGGTGGCAAGATGCTTTTTGAAACCGAAAAAGTAGGTGGTTAG
- a CDS encoding macro domain-containing protein → MMINLNGRKVLLINDDITIQDTDAIVNAANSHLKHGGGVAGAILKKGGHIIQLESDEYIEKYGPVKTGTVAVTSGGNLKAKYVIHAVGPIWRGGNNSEEKLLKDAVLNSLKKADELKIKSISFPAISSGIFGFPVRRCAQIFAEAIDEFLKDNTTIEEIRIVNIDKDTHQIFEKEFKEYFKLQG, encoded by the coding sequence ATGATGATAAACCTTAATGGTAGGAAGGTACTTTTGATAAATGATGACATAACAATACAAGATACAGATGCGATAGTTAATGCTGCAAACAGCCATTTAAAACATGGTGGAGGGGTTGCAGGTGCAATATTGAAAAAAGGTGGACACATTATTCAACTTGAAAGTGATGAATATATTGAAAAATATGGACCAGTGAAAACAGGTACTGTTGCAGTTACCTCAGGAGGTAATTTGAAGGCAAAGTATGTTATTCATGCAGTTGGTCCAATCTGGCGTGGGGGGAATAATAGTGAAGAAAAGCTTTTAAAGGATGCGGTTTTAAATTCTTTGAAAAAGGCAGATGAATTAAAGATAAAATCCATTTCTTTTCCTGCGATAAGCAGTGGTATTTTTGGTTTTCCGGTGAGAAGATGTGCACAAATTTTTGCTGAAGCAATTGATGAATTTTTAAAAGATAATACAACCATTGAAGAAATTAGAATAGTAAATATAGATAAAGATACCCACCAAATTTTTGAAAAAGAATTTAAAGAGTATTTTAAATTGCAAGGATGA
- a CDS encoding replication-associated recombination protein A, protein MSGLSEILRPKNFEDVVGQEHILGEKGILKLAIEKDSLFSAIFYGPPGCGKTSTLEVIKQNTSYEVYHFNAAITSTAEVKKILEYAAKVKGVKKILIFIDEFHRFNKKQQDIFLPGVEAFDYVLIGATTENPYKMVNPALLSRVRLVAFKKLQKGHIFKLLEKAVNVKKVDINEDAKDFIARVSNGDGRFAINLYEILSDIAISIDKKIIDEEILKIYSLDENRVYTEKEHYNLASAFIKSIRGSDPDAALYYMARMIEVGEDPRFIARRLVILASEDIGLADPMALLVATSTAQAVELVGLPECMLNLSQCVIYLSLAPKSDSSTLAIQKALKVAKETMNLDVPRNLLNIPDSGYKNPHKFGGFLKKSYLPKEISDKVFYTPKSIGKEKKNLEILETLWRGVKQYDDKP, encoded by the coding sequence TTGAGTGGTTTAAGCGAAATTTTAAGGCCTAAGAATTTTGAAGATGTTGTTGGACAAGAGCATATATTAGGTGAAAAGGGAATCTTGAAGCTTGCAATAGAGAAAGATTCCCTGTTTTCTGCTATTTTTTACGGCCCACCAGGTTGTGGAAAAACTTCCACACTAGAAGTTATCAAACAAAACACAAGCTATGAAGTTTATCATTTTAACGCGGCTATAACCTCAACTGCAGAAGTAAAAAAGATTTTAGAATATGCAGCTAAAGTCAAGGGTGTAAAAAAGATCCTGATTTTTATAGATGAATTTCACAGGTTTAATAAAAAGCAACAGGATATATTTTTACCTGGGGTTGAAGCTTTTGATTATGTATTGATAGGTGCAACAACAGAAAATCCATATAAAATGGTAAATCCTGCACTACTTTCTCGTGTAAGACTCGTTGCTTTTAAAAAGTTGCAAAAAGGGCATATATTTAAATTACTTGAAAAAGCTGTCAATGTAAAAAAAGTGGATATTAATGAGGATGCAAAAGATTTTATTGCAAGGGTTTCAAATGGAGATGGAAGATTTGCAATTAATTTATATGAGATATTGAGCGATATAGCAATTTCCATTGATAAAAAGATAATAGATGAAGAGATTTTAAAAATATATTCTTTGGATGAAAATAGAGTTTATACTGAAAAAGAGCATTACAATTTGGCATCTGCCTTTATAAAAAGTATTCGTGGAAGTGATCCTGATGCTGCACTTTACTATATGGCTAGGATGATAGAAGTTGGGGAAGATCCAAGATTTATTGCAAGGAGACTTGTAATTCTTGCAAGTGAAGATATTGGTCTTGCTGATCCAATGGCACTTTTAGTTGCAACTTCAACAGCTCAGGCAGTTGAACTTGTGGGACTTCCAGAATGTATGCTTAATTTATCTCAATGTGTTATATATTTATCACTTGCTCCAAAAAGCGATTCATCAACCCTTGCTATACAAAAAGCCTTAAAGGTTGCAAAAGAGACTATGAATCTTGATGTTCCTCGTAATTTATTGAATATTCCGGATAGTGGATATAAAAATCCACACAAATTTGGAGGATTTTTGAAAAAGTCTTACCTTCCAAAGGAGATTTCAGATAAGGTTTTTTACACTCCAAAATCAATAGGAAAAGAAAAGAAAAATTTAGAAATTTTAGAAACTTTGTGGAGGGGGGTAAAACAATATGATGATAAACCTTAA
- a CDS encoding SDR family NAD(P)-dependent oxidoreductase, translating into MKALVTGGAGFIGSHVVDKLIENGYEVVVVDNLSRGKKENVNKDATLVVADIRDEKTIEELFKEHNFSYVFHLAAQASVSVSVKDPVEDANVNIIGSLVLLKNSIKYGVKKFIFSSTGGAIYGDDVDIFPTPESVFPKPISPYGIAKFSFENYLRFAKKEFGLNYTVLRYANVYGPRQDPFGEAGVVAIFTMRMLNGEDVIINGDGEYIRDYVYVEDVADANLRALKAGDGMEINIGTSQGTSVNQLFDYLKKITGYTKDPVYGPPRKGDIRKSLLCYTRALEELRWKPKVDIEKGLRLTVEWFKRNFKA; encoded by the coding sequence ATGAAAGCACTAGTAACTGGAGGCGCAGGATTTATTGGTTCACATGTCGTAGATAAATTAATAGAAAATGGTTATGAAGTCGTTGTTGTTGATAATTTATCAAGAGGAAAAAAAGAAAATGTAAATAAAGATGCAACCTTAGTTGTTGCAGATATTAGAGATGAAAAAACTATTGAGGAGTTATTTAAAGAACATAATTTTTCCTATGTTTTTCACCTTGCAGCGCAGGCAAGTGTTTCGGTGTCTGTTAAGGATCCAGTAGAAGATGCAAATGTGAATATAATTGGAAGTCTTGTGTTATTAAAGAATTCCATAAAGTATGGAGTGAAAAAGTTTATTTTTTCTTCGACTGGTGGTGCAATTTACGGAGATGATGTTGATATTTTTCCAACACCGGAATCTGTGTTTCCAAAGCCAATTTCTCCATATGGAATAGCAAAATTTTCATTTGAAAATTATTTAAGATTTGCAAAAAAAGAATTTGGATTAAACTATACAGTTTTAAGGTACGCTAATGTATATGGTCCAAGGCAAGACCCTTTTGGAGAGGCTGGAGTAGTGGCTATATTTACTATGCGAATGTTAAATGGTGAAGATGTGATTATCAATGGTGATGGAGAATATATTCGTGATTATGTCTACGTGGAAGATGTTGCAGATGCAAATTTAAGAGCACTTAAGGCTGGAGATGGAATGGAGATAAACATAGGAACTTCTCAGGGAACAAGTGTTAATCAATTATTTGATTATTTGAAGAAGATAACAGGTTACACAAAAGATCCAGTTTATGGCCCTCCAAGAAAGGGAGATATAAGAAAAAGTCTTTTGTGTTATACAAGGGCACTTGAAGAGTTAAGATGGAAACCAAAGGTGGATATAGAGAAGGGATTGAGGTTGACGGTTGAGTGGTTTAAGCGAAATTTTAAGGCCTAA
- a CDS encoding metal-dependent transcriptional regulator, with protein MADKRLTPALENYLVTIYKLSKNDGVTRVSEIAKVKNVSYPSVTTAVKKLAELGYVEHQRYGFVKLTRKGKRVAVTIHNGELRVKYFFMYVIGFPEKWAQQAAELLIYGLDSETRRQLRRFYAIMIDFDETKTEKLIKFLKEQREKLGIKNVPKEALKLKIRLKEDD; from the coding sequence ATGGCTGATAAAAGGTTAACACCAGCACTAGAAAATTATTTGGTAACTATTTATAAATTATCAAAGAATGATGGTGTTACAAGAGTTTCTGAAATTGCAAAGGTTAAGAATGTTAGTTATCCGAGTGTAACTACAGCTGTAAAAAAGTTAGCTGAACTAGGTTATGTAGAACATCAAAGGTATGGATTTGTTAAATTGACTAGAAAAGGCAAAAGAGTTGCTGTGACCATTCACAATGGAGAGCTTAGAGTAAAATACTTTTTTATGTACGTAATAGGATTTCCGGAAAAATGGGCGCAGCAAGCTGCTGAACTATTAATTTATGGACTTGATAGTGAAACAAGGAGGCAGCTAAGGAGATTTTATGCTATAATGATAGATTTTGACGAGACAAAAACAGAAAAGTTAATTAAATTTTTAAAAGAGCAAAGAGAAAAATTAGGAATAAAAAATGTTCCAAAGGAGGCACTCAAACTTAAAATAAGGTTGAAGGAGGATGACTAA
- a CDS encoding uracil-DNA glycosylase: MTKKEMMDIIVERIKNCKACPLHENRTNVVPGEGNLNSPIMFVGEGPGGDEDLSGRPFVGRAGQLLTKILESVNIKREDVYITNIVKCRPPNNRTPTKEEASICSHFLFAQIELINPRMIVTLGKPALELFLGKSVAITKVRGNEFEWKGGIIIFPMFHPSYLLRNPSKAKGSPKDLTWQDIKRVRKYYDQFLKERENG; this comes from the coding sequence ATGACCAAAAAGGAAATGATGGATATTATTGTTGAGCGTATAAAAAATTGTAAAGCTTGTCCCTTACATGAGAATAGGACAAATGTAGTTCCAGGAGAAGGAAATCTAAATTCTCCAATTATGTTTGTTGGAGAAGGTCCGGGAGGGGATGAGGATCTTTCTGGAAGACCATTTGTGGGAAGAGCGGGGCAACTTCTAACCAAGATTTTGGAATCTGTTAACATAAAGCGTGAAGATGTTTATATTACTAACATTGTTAAGTGTAGACCTCCAAACAATAGAACCCCTACAAAGGAAGAAGCAAGTATTTGCTCTCATTTTCTATTTGCACAAATTGAATTGATAAATCCTAGAATGATAGTAACTCTTGGGAAACCTGCTCTTGAGTTATTTTTGGGGAAAAGTGTTGCGATAACTAAAGTTAGAGGTAATGAGTTTGAATGGAAGGGAGGAATAATAATTTTTCCCATGTTCCATCCAAGTTACCTTTTAAGAAATCCATCAAAAGCAAAGGGATCTCCAAAAGACCTTACTTGGCAGGATATTAAAAGAGTTAGAAAGTATTATGATCAATTTTTAAAGGAGAGAGAAAATGGCTGA